A stretch of Nonomuraea africana DNA encodes these proteins:
- a CDS encoding HAD hydrolase-like protein: MPWSARTEFFVHHTDGPRDQPISSIQDFHIDGRDWTDIGYNWLVRDVGTIYEGRGWTAVGAHCPGHNRTGIGVAYIGSNNPIDGHSESTAMIGDRMDTDIVCGMEAGLYTILVLTGVTQRGQIDRFPHRPSRVVEFAATRRSWA; encoded by the coding sequence GTGCCCTGGTCGGCCCGAACCGAGTTCTTTGTCCACCACACCGACGGACCCCGCGACCAGCCGATCAGCAGTATCCAGGACTTCCATATCGACGGCCGCGACTGGACCGACATCGGATACAACTGGCTGGTCCGCGATGTCGGCACCATCTACGAGGGGCGCGGCTGGACGGCCGTCGGTGCCCACTGTCCCGGCCACAACCGCACCGGGATCGGCGTCGCCTACATCGGCAGCAACAACCCCATCGACGGCCACAGTGAGAGCACCGCGATGATCGGCGACCGCATGGACACCGACATCGTCTGCGGCATGGAGGCGGGCCTCTACACGATCCTGGTGCTCACCGGCGTGACCCAGCGCGGGCAGATCGACCGCTTCCCCCACCGGCCCTCGCGCGTGGTCGAGTTCGCCGCCACAAGGCGTTCCTGGGCCTAG
- a CDS encoding ABC transporter substrate-binding protein has protein sequence MKRLAAVVALLGLATATACSSTDNKPAGAGGSAGGGLFTTIDVNRPGIDASAPANPYNPKGNAFPGYTTMKIGWVVNHLTDPNKALPGMAASWEIAPDNSAITLKLQPNAKWSDGKPVTAEDVKLSIALAYTQGSTAFAVTPGAAGAAAEVTVIDDKTIKITQDPANPSPKFARGVLDTTVLPAHVWSSAVPATIWDTIKTARGDGPDAEKAREEITALGEKVIAFAPPKDVAGGPFVLERVNPGEALLVKNKHFFNAANVAPAQVKFLNYTGNEQIWNYLTQGKLDHSGFVAAPTDVMNRIKAAPGSEVIKGYSPVAVSMAFNQSKKPYDNVHVRRGLAYLIDREQVTKVASPEGGTAATTTTGIHQKAAAAWIPETLPKLEPYKTDLAKAEEEFKTAGLTKKDGKWTLADGTPWKVSMHAPAPFSDWLSAQENIKSQLVKAGIDAEVVTTADYPVYLEELAAGKYDVGFWLIALGPAPYDIFQRLYGASNGWANIGGKVKHSPAGKSGNWMGSPEEIEVDGAKINPGELTAKLNSVGPDEAKPIMSQLAMAANQDLPVIQLWDYINNQFVNNSRFTGWPHDDEILRLGQGVLPSGVWIQQGLVKAKQ, from the coding sequence ATGAAGCGACTAGCAGCCGTAGTGGCGCTGCTCGGTCTCGCCACGGCGACGGCGTGCAGCAGCACCGACAACAAGCCGGCGGGCGCTGGTGGGAGCGCCGGTGGCGGCCTCTTCACCACGATCGACGTGAACAGGCCCGGCATCGACGCGAGCGCCCCGGCCAACCCGTACAACCCCAAGGGCAACGCCTTCCCCGGGTACACCACGATGAAGATCGGGTGGGTCGTGAACCACCTGACCGACCCCAACAAGGCCCTGCCGGGTATGGCGGCCAGTTGGGAGATCGCGCCGGACAACTCCGCCATCACGCTCAAGCTGCAGCCGAACGCCAAGTGGTCCGACGGCAAGCCGGTCACCGCCGAGGACGTGAAGCTCTCGATCGCCCTCGCCTACACCCAGGGCAGCACGGCCTTCGCCGTCACGCCCGGCGCGGCGGGCGCGGCGGCCGAGGTCACGGTCATCGACGACAAGACCATCAAGATCACGCAAGACCCGGCCAACCCCAGCCCCAAGTTCGCGCGCGGCGTGCTCGACACCACGGTGCTGCCCGCCCACGTGTGGAGCAGCGCGGTGCCGGCCACCATCTGGGACACGATCAAGACCGCTCGCGGCGACGGTCCCGACGCGGAGAAGGCTCGCGAGGAGATCACCGCGCTGGGCGAGAAGGTGATCGCCTTCGCGCCGCCGAAGGATGTCGCCGGCGGGCCTTTCGTCCTGGAGCGGGTCAACCCGGGCGAGGCGCTGCTGGTCAAGAACAAGCACTTCTTCAACGCCGCCAACGTGGCCCCCGCCCAGGTGAAGTTCCTCAACTACACCGGCAACGAGCAGATCTGGAACTACCTCACCCAGGGCAAGCTCGACCACTCCGGCTTCGTCGCCGCGCCGACCGACGTGATGAACCGGATCAAGGCCGCGCCGGGCAGCGAGGTCATCAAGGGCTACTCCCCCGTGGCCGTGAGCATGGCCTTCAACCAGAGCAAGAAGCCGTACGACAACGTGCACGTGCGCCGCGGTCTGGCCTACCTCATCGACCGCGAGCAGGTCACCAAGGTCGCCTCCCCCGAGGGCGGCACCGCCGCGACCACCACCACCGGCATCCACCAGAAGGCCGCCGCCGCCTGGATCCCCGAGACGCTGCCCAAGCTGGAGCCGTACAAGACCGACCTGGCCAAGGCCGAGGAGGAGTTCAAGACCGCCGGCCTGACCAAGAAGGACGGCAAGTGGACGCTGGCCGACGGCACGCCGTGGAAGGTCTCCATGCACGCGCCGGCTCCCTTCTCCGACTGGCTGTCCGCCCAGGAGAACATCAAGAGCCAGCTCGTCAAGGCCGGCATCGACGCGGAGGTCGTGACCACCGCCGACTACCCCGTCTACCTCGAGGAGCTGGCGGCCGGTAAGTACGACGTCGGCTTCTGGCTGATCGCGCTCGGCCCCGCGCCGTACGACATCTTCCAGCGCCTCTACGGCGCCTCCAACGGCTGGGCCAACATCGGCGGCAAGGTCAAGCACTCCCCCGCGGGCAAGAGCGGCAACTGGATGGGCAGCCCCGAGGAGATCGAGGTCGACGGGGCCAAGATCAACCCGGGCGAGCTCACCGCCAAGCTGAACTCGGTGGGCCCGGACGAGGCCAAGCCGATCATGAGCCAGCTGGCCATGGCCGCCAACCAGGACCTTCCGGTCATCCAGCTCTGGGACTACATCAACAACCAGTTCGTCAACAACAGCCGCTTCACCGGCTGGCCCCACGACGACGAGATCCTGCGTCTCGGACAGGGCGTCCTTCCCTCGGGTGTCTGGATCCAGCAGGGTCTGGTCAAGGCGAAGCAGTAA
- a CDS encoding ABC transporter permease yields the protein MTVIARRLAGHLARGFVMILVVATISFFIVNNIPGDPVAARYEKLVEQGMSPEAAMQATKVLYGFLPSGTMWEQYVDYMSGLLRFDLGVSVTRPGTPVLDVLTDAAKWTVLPVLLGTLLSFLVGVILGVYAAIRRTGKLGDALAISGSLLHGIPQYVLAMLLVVIFATLIPILPADGPVDILFEPGFNAGYLGSLAEHAVLPVATYALSAYGGWILAMKSSVVTVLGDDFILAAELRGMKRSIIFRYIARNAILPLFTILALSLGLLLGGAVFIEKIFNYPGLGWLLIDSITLRDYALMGGAFLLITVSVIVANIVADLFYTVIDPRVRSGEEAR from the coding sequence ATGACGGTTATCGCGCGGCGACTCGCGGGCCACCTGGCCCGCGGGTTCGTCATGATCCTCGTGGTCGCCACGATCAGCTTCTTCATCGTCAACAACATCCCCGGCGACCCGGTCGCCGCCCGCTACGAGAAGCTCGTCGAGCAGGGCATGTCGCCGGAGGCGGCGATGCAGGCCACCAAGGTGCTGTACGGCTTCCTGCCGTCGGGCACGATGTGGGAGCAGTACGTCGACTACATGAGCGGCCTGCTCCGCTTCGACCTCGGCGTCTCGGTCACCAGGCCCGGGACCCCCGTACTCGACGTCCTCACCGACGCGGCCAAGTGGACCGTTCTACCGGTGCTGCTCGGCACCCTGCTCAGCTTCCTGGTCGGAGTGATCCTGGGCGTGTACGCGGCGATCAGGCGCACCGGCAAGCTGGGTGACGCGCTGGCCATCTCCGGCTCGCTGCTGCACGGCATCCCGCAGTACGTGCTGGCGATGCTGCTGGTCGTGATCTTCGCGACGCTGATCCCGATCCTCCCCGCCGACGGGCCGGTGGACATCCTGTTCGAGCCGGGCTTCAACGCCGGATATCTCGGCTCGCTGGCCGAGCACGCCGTCCTGCCGGTCGCGACCTACGCGCTGTCGGCCTACGGCGGCTGGATCCTGGCCATGAAGTCCAGCGTGGTGACGGTGCTCGGCGACGACTTCATCCTGGCCGCCGAGCTGCGCGGGATGAAGCGGTCGATCATCTTCCGGTACATCGCGCGCAACGCGATCCTGCCGCTGTTCACGATCCTGGCGCTCTCGCTGGGACTGCTGCTGGGCGGCGCGGTCTTCATCGAGAAGATCTTCAACTATCCGGGTCTCGGGTGGCTGCTCATCGACAGCATCACCCTGCGCGACTACGCCCTCATGGGCGGCGCGTTCCTGCTGATCACCGTGTCGGTCATCGTGGCCAACATCGTGGCCGACCTGTTCTACACCGTGATCGACCCGCGGGTCCGCAGCGGGGAGGAGGCCCGATGA
- a CDS encoding ABC transporter permease, translating to MSILLESTSASMRRNFWNGVWRVMKRKPSRMVGVVIILGFAFMGVFGPMFFPGQLPDNPNAITQPPSWEHWFGTDPQGRDVLALVITGSRYVLLSATVTALITVVLGTALGLYSGFKRGRWDTVLMRITDMKLTIPGLPLLLVLATVWKFGNPIQMGLVLGLLGWGGVARAVRAQTLSLRERGFIEAARGLGLSTSHIIGKELLPSMAPYIAMNMLIAVTGAVYAQVGLFFLGVLPYESDNWGVMLNLAVFQAGAMITPTALGYLLAPLLAILLLTLGIVLVVDAMDEIFNPRLREE from the coding sequence ATGAGCATCTTGCTGGAGAGCACCTCGGCGAGCATGCGCCGCAACTTCTGGAACGGCGTCTGGCGCGTCATGAAGCGCAAGCCCAGCCGCATGGTCGGGGTCGTCATCATTCTCGGCTTCGCGTTCATGGGCGTCTTCGGGCCGATGTTCTTCCCCGGCCAGTTGCCGGACAACCCCAACGCCATCACCCAGCCGCCGAGCTGGGAGCACTGGTTCGGCACCGACCCCCAGGGCAGGGACGTGCTCGCGCTGGTCATCACCGGCTCGCGCTACGTGCTGCTCAGCGCCACGGTGACCGCCCTCATCACGGTGGTCCTCGGCACCGCGCTGGGACTGTACTCCGGCTTCAAGCGCGGCCGCTGGGACACGGTGCTCATGCGGATCACCGACATGAAGCTCACGATCCCCGGACTGCCCCTGCTGCTGGTGCTGGCGACGGTGTGGAAGTTCGGCAACCCCATCCAGATGGGGCTGGTGCTCGGCCTGCTCGGCTGGGGCGGGGTGGCCCGAGCCGTCCGCGCGCAGACCCTCTCCCTGCGTGAGCGCGGTTTCATCGAGGCGGCGCGCGGACTCGGTCTGTCCACCTCGCACATCATCGGCAAGGAACTGCTGCCCAGCATGGCCCCCTATATCGCGATGAACATGCTCATCGCGGTGACCGGCGCCGTGTACGCGCAGGTCGGCCTGTTCTTCCTGGGTGTGCTCCCCTACGAGTCGGACAACTGGGGCGTGATGCTCAATCTCGCCGTCTTCCAGGCCGGCGCGATGATCACACCGACCGCCCTCGGCTATCTGCTGGCGCCGCTGCTGGCGATCCTGCTGCTCACGCTGGGGATCGTGCTGGTGGTGGACGCGATGGACGAGATCTTCAACCCCCGGCTGCGCGAGGAGTAG
- a CDS encoding ABC transporter ATP-binding protein → MPKQAPGVRIDGLTVVYKTPAGELPAVRDVSMELAAGTITGIVGESGSGKSTLAFSLLNAVQPPGRISAGSVVIDDLGDVVSFSGERLRKARGAHIGYVFQAAQNSLNPLKTVGKQLLDLGRSHGVEDLRGLVREAKELLGRMGLDGARVLDSHQHELSGGMRQRVGIMLALVLNAHLVVLDEPTTALDMITQSTILRIIREVHAERGLTTMIITHDIGVVAEVADRLAVMYGGRIVEQGPTRKVLADPQHPYTRGLIKAIPRLTGDINDAQALPGRPPTLATVPKEGCVFRERCSLRMDVCDTVDPEALSHGDRIVACHAVKVKEHA, encoded by the coding sequence GTGCCGAAACAAGCGCCGGGAGTGCGCATCGACGGCCTCACGGTCGTCTACAAGACCCCGGCGGGCGAGCTGCCCGCCGTACGGGATGTCAGCATGGAGCTGGCGGCCGGCACGATCACCGGCATCGTCGGCGAGTCGGGCTCGGGCAAGTCCACGCTCGCCTTCTCGCTGCTCAACGCGGTCCAACCACCCGGACGCATCAGCGCGGGCAGCGTAGTGATCGACGATCTGGGCGACGTGGTGTCCTTCAGCGGCGAGCGGCTGCGCAAGGCGCGCGGCGCTCACATCGGCTACGTCTTCCAGGCCGCCCAGAACTCGCTCAACCCCCTTAAGACCGTCGGCAAGCAGCTGCTCGACCTGGGCCGCTCGCACGGCGTCGAGGACCTGCGCGGGCTGGTGCGGGAGGCCAAGGAGCTGCTGGGCCGCATGGGCCTGGACGGCGCGCGGGTGCTCGACTCCCACCAGCACGAGCTGTCGGGCGGCATGCGCCAGCGCGTCGGCATCATGCTGGCGCTGGTGCTCAACGCCCACCTGGTCGTGCTCGACGAGCCGACGACCGCGCTCGACATGATCACCCAGTCGACGATCCTGCGGATCATCCGCGAGGTGCACGCCGAGCGCGGGCTGACCACCATGATCATCACTCATGACATCGGCGTGGTCGCCGAGGTCGCCGACCGCCTCGCGGTCATGTACGGCGGGCGCATCGTCGAGCAGGGCCCCACCCGCAAGGTGCTCGCCGACCCGCAGCACCCCTACACGCGCGGCCTGATCAAGGCCATCCCGCGCCTGACGGGTGACATCAACGACGCGCAGGCGCTGCCGGGACGGCCGCCCACGCTGGCCACCGTGCCGAAGGAGGGGTGCGTGTTCAGGGAGCGCTGCTCGCTGCGCATGGACGTGTGCGACACCGTCGATCCCGAGGCGCTCTCCCACGGGGACCGGATCGTCGCCTGCCACGCGGTCAAGGTGAAGGAGCACGCATGA
- a CDS encoding ABC transporter ATP-binding protein, with amino-acid sequence MISGTGITKTFKQRGSVLSGRTVQALRGVDFQIPKGGAASFIGESGCGKTTLGRIIAGLETYDTGEITIDGVSVTSPKDRLFRKVQMIHQDPYSALNPTRTIHQTLRAPLELRAKQTRRPKSWIDERANEVLSLVGLDPGSVLGRYPHQLSGGMRQRVVIARALTVDPEMLVADEATSMIDVSLRLGILALLKDLRERLGVSVLFITHDVATARYIGDDGELYVIYRGQVVERGAVDTIIADPVHPYTQSLLSAIPVLHGLEEPGPEPVVPTEALDADHDDAGCLFARRCPFRTDECETGRPVLGLTEGVPQVHACFHPRSRKVVATHLGRV; translated from the coding sequence ATGATCAGCGGCACGGGCATCACCAAGACGTTCAAGCAGCGCGGCAGCGTGCTGTCCGGACGCACGGTGCAGGCGCTGCGCGGAGTGGACTTCCAGATCCCGAAGGGCGGGGCCGCCTCCTTCATCGGCGAGTCCGGGTGCGGCAAGACCACGCTCGGCAGGATCATCGCGGGTCTCGAGACCTACGACACCGGCGAGATCACCATCGACGGCGTCAGCGTGACCTCGCCGAAGGACCGGCTCTTCCGCAAGGTCCAGATGATCCACCAGGACCCCTACTCCGCGCTGAACCCCACCCGCACCATCCACCAGACGCTGCGGGCCCCGCTGGAGCTGCGCGCCAAGCAGACCCGCCGGCCCAAGTCGTGGATCGACGAGCGCGCCAACGAGGTGCTGTCGCTGGTCGGCCTCGACCCCGGCAGCGTGCTCGGCCGCTACCCGCACCAACTGTCGGGCGGCATGCGCCAGCGCGTGGTCATCGCCCGCGCCCTCACCGTCGACCCCGAGATGCTCGTCGCCGACGAGGCCACCTCCATGATCGACGTCTCGCTCCGGCTCGGCATCCTGGCGCTGCTGAAGGACCTGCGCGAACGCCTCGGCGTGAGCGTGCTGTTCATCACCCACGACGTGGCCACCGCCCGCTACATCGGCGACGACGGCGAGCTGTACGTCATCTACCGGGGACAGGTCGTCGAGCGCGGAGCGGTCGACACGATCATCGCCGATCCCGTGCACCCCTACACCCAGTCGCTGCTGTCGGCCATCCCCGTGCTGCACGGCCTGGAGGAGCCGGGGCCCGAGCCGGTGGTGCCGACCGAGGCGCTGGACGCCGACCACGACGACGCCGGCTGCCTGTTCGCCAGGCGCTGCCCGTTCAGGACCGACGAGTGCGAGACGGGCCGTCCCGTGCTGGGGCTCACCGAAGGCGTCCCGCAGGTGCACGCCTGTTTCCACCCCAGGTCGCGCAAGGTCGTCGCCACCCACCTGGGGCGGGTGTGA
- a CDS encoding GNAT family N-acetyltransferase, translated as MITTAELPALGEIARAALTLDADEAPELVERLAAPPQTRRWTALATEGGFVMASLAEREPSVGHIDLLAVHPDHQGKGRGRALLGAAEEWLRAEGATQARFAGNPPAYAWPGIDVRYTAAACLAESAGYERYHVAWNMTAPLPPPAEEQRVRQGVTLHKAGDQDRMEVAAFVEKEWNERWAWEASSATGLHYARLDGQIAAFAAWGARPRWFGPMGTSPAARGLGLGGVLLRRCLAEQYASGLTEAQIGWVGPLRFYSRAAGARAERVFWLYRRDLR; from the coding sequence GTGATCACCACCGCCGAGCTGCCCGCGCTGGGCGAGATCGCCAGGGCGGCGCTCACGCTCGACGCCGACGAGGCCCCCGAGCTGGTCGAACGGCTGGCCGCGCCGCCGCAGACCCGCCGCTGGACGGCGCTGGCCACCGAGGGCGGCTTCGTCATGGCCTCGCTGGCCGAGCGTGAGCCCTCGGTCGGGCACATCGACCTGCTGGCCGTACACCCCGATCATCAGGGCAAGGGGCGCGGACGCGCGCTGCTGGGCGCCGCCGAGGAGTGGCTGCGTGCCGAGGGGGCGACGCAGGCGCGCTTCGCGGGCAACCCGCCCGCCTACGCGTGGCCCGGCATCGACGTGCGATACACCGCCGCCGCCTGCCTGGCCGAGAGCGCGGGCTACGAGCGCTACCACGTCGCGTGGAACATGACAGCCCCGCTGCCGCCTCCCGCCGAGGAGCAGCGCGTACGGCAGGGCGTCACGCTCCACAAGGCCGGCGACCAGGACCGCATGGAGGTCGCCGCCTTCGTCGAGAAGGAGTGGAACGAGCGCTGGGCATGGGAGGCGAGCAGCGCCACAGGACTGCACTACGCCAGGCTCGACGGCCAGATCGCCGCGTTCGCCGCCTGGGGCGCCAGGCCCAGGTGGTTCGGCCCGATGGGCACCTCGCCCGCGGCGCGCGGGCTCGGCCTCGGCGGCGTGCTGCTGCGCCGCTGCCTGGCCGAGCAGTACGCGTCCGGGCTGACCGAGGCGCAGATCGGCTGGGTGGGCCCGCTCCGCTTCTACTCGCGCGCCGCGGGCGCGCGCGCCGAGCGGGTCTTCTGGCTCTACCGGCGCGATCTGCGTTGA
- a CDS encoding exo-beta-N-acetylmuramidase NamZ domain-containing protein, giving the protein MFYVRTGAERLAADPGLVKGGRLGLITNQTGVLRDLTPTPAALENLTALFSPEHGIRGTVQDGASEGSGESFGLPVHDTYLKEGAELDELVAASGVDTLLFDLFDVGARFYTYVWTMKDMMESAKRLGLRFVVLDRPNPIGGTVAEGPLLDPAFASFVGGAPIPNRHGLTVGELARSLDPGVEVIRAEGWRRDLPFAATGLPWVMPSVNMPTLDTALVYPGTGLFEGTNLSEGRGTTRPFELVGAPYLDDRFAPSLNALDLPGVRFRDLWFMPMFGKHAGTAVRGVQLHVTDARTFRPVLTAVSMMHLARTRHPEEFATTPFLDKLWGSDTLTRCLAAGGDPRELCPEPATPEGGLLYA; this is encoded by the coding sequence ATGTTTTACGTACGCACCGGAGCCGAACGGCTGGCCGCGGATCCCGGCCTGGTCAAGGGCGGCAGGCTCGGCCTCATCACCAACCAGACGGGAGTCCTGAGAGATCTGACCCCCACGCCCGCGGCCCTCGAGAACCTGACCGCGCTCTTCAGCCCCGAGCACGGCATCCGCGGCACCGTGCAGGACGGCGCCAGCGAGGGGTCGGGGGAGAGCTTCGGCCTGCCGGTCCACGACACCTACCTCAAGGAGGGCGCCGAACTGGACGAGCTGGTGGCCGCCTCGGGGGTGGACACCCTGCTGTTCGACCTGTTCGACGTCGGGGCCAGGTTCTACACCTACGTCTGGACGATGAAGGACATGATGGAGTCGGCCAAGCGGCTCGGCCTGCGCTTCGTCGTGCTGGACCGGCCCAACCCGATCGGCGGCACCGTCGCCGAGGGGCCGCTGCTCGACCCGGCCTTCGCCAGCTTCGTGGGCGGCGCGCCGATTCCCAACAGGCACGGGCTGACGGTGGGCGAGCTGGCGCGCTCCCTCGACCCCGGCGTCGAGGTGATCAGGGCGGAGGGCTGGCGCAGGGATCTGCCGTTCGCCGCGACGGGGCTGCCGTGGGTGATGCCCTCGGTCAACATGCCCACGCTCGACACGGCGCTCGTCTATCCGGGCACCGGGCTGTTCGAGGGCACCAACCTGTCGGAGGGGCGCGGCACCACCAGGCCGTTCGAGCTGGTCGGGGCGCCGTATCTGGACGACAGGTTCGCCCCCTCGCTCAACGCCCTCGACCTGCCAGGGGTGCGCTTCCGCGATCTGTGGTTCATGCCGATGTTCGGCAAGCACGCGGGCACGGCCGTACGGGGGGTGCAGCTGCACGTCACCGACGCGCGGACGTTCAGGCCCGTGCTGACGGCGGTGTCGATGATGCATCTGGCCCGTACGCGGCATCCCGAGGAGTTCGCGACCACCCCGTTCCTCGACAAGCTGTGGGGGTCCGACACGCTCACGCGCTGCCTGGCGGCTGGGGGGGACCCGCGCGAGCTGTGCCCTGAGCCCGCCACCCCCGAGGGCGGGCTCCTGTACGCGTGA
- the murQ gene encoding N-acetylmuramic acid 6-phosphate etherase has translation MIDPLPELSTEQSDPRYSQIDRLPTSEIAQLMNQADATVPAAVADVLPDITAAIDAIAARMGAGGRLLYVGAGTSGRLAVLDASECPPTFGTDPSLVQGVIAGGLPALTRSVEGAEDDVAAGEEALAELEVGALDAVVGISASGRAPFVLGALAEAARRGALTVALSCNHRTPLSAAAGHAIEVVVGPEVVTGSTRLKAGTAQKLVLNMISTISMIRLGRTYGNNMIEMSAMNAKLAGRAARMVSDITGVSPETARETLEAAGGQAKIAVVMIEHGVDADEARTLLESHGSRLGEVRHAR, from the coding sequence ATGATTGATCCACTCCCCGAGCTGTCCACGGAGCAGAGCGATCCGCGCTACAGCCAGATCGACCGGCTGCCGACCTCGGAGATCGCCCAGTTGATGAACCAGGCCGACGCCACCGTGCCCGCCGCGGTCGCCGACGTGCTCCCCGACATCACGGCGGCGATCGACGCGATCGCGGCCCGCATGGGGGCGGGAGGGCGGCTGCTCTACGTCGGCGCCGGCACCTCCGGCCGCCTTGCCGTCCTCGACGCCTCGGAGTGCCCGCCCACCTTCGGCACCGACCCCTCACTCGTGCAGGGCGTCATCGCCGGCGGGCTCCCCGCGCTGACCAGGTCGGTGGAGGGAGCGGAGGACGACGTCGCCGCGGGCGAGGAGGCCCTCGCCGAGCTCGAGGTCGGCGCGCTCGACGCGGTCGTGGGCATCTCGGCCAGCGGCAGGGCGCCCTTCGTGCTCGGCGCACTCGCCGAGGCGGCCAGGCGGGGCGCGCTCACCGTGGCGCTGTCGTGCAACCACCGCACGCCCCTCTCGGCCGCCGCCGGGCACGCCATCGAGGTCGTCGTGGGGCCCGAGGTGGTCACCGGCTCGACCAGGCTCAAGGCCGGCACCGCGCAGAAGCTGGTGTTGAACATGATCTCCACGATCTCGATGATCAGGCTGGGCCGTACCTACGGGAACAACATGATCGAGATGTCCGCCATGAACGCGAAGCTGGCCGGGCGCGCGGCCCGGATGGTCAGCGACATCACCGGCGTCTCCCCCGAGACGGCGCGCGAGACGCTGGAGGCCGCGGGCGGCCAGGCGAAGATCGCGGTGGTGATGATCGAGCACGGCGTCGACGCCGACGAGGCCAGGACGCTGCTGGAGTCGCACGGCTCCCGGCTCGGGGAGGTACGACATGCTCGCTGA
- a CDS encoding serine hydrolase domain-containing protein, whose protein sequence is MLADILAAATPSVVPAAVAVIAVDGEVVAAEAAGELVRYSDPDGTLAPVRPPARRDSIFDLASISKLFTTSVILSLVVEGRLDLDAPVARWLPAFYTDRRRITLRHLLTHTAGLQPTHRVDHVPPAERLDTILATPITSAVGGPYLYTDVGMVTVGRIAEVAGEAPLDELVRTRVTAPLGLTDTGYRRLRVSGEPGPVPADFSRIAKTECHRAIGEVHDETAHSLGGVAGHAGVFSTADDVLRFGEALRLGHLPLNGEMTRDHGVEGAPFRHGLGVRIGDPAVVGPLTDAFGHSGFTGTSLVVDPVHRLTVVLLTNAVHPVRGRPGIRELRHAVAAEALRIGSPS, encoded by the coding sequence ATGCTCGCTGACATCCTGGCCGCCGCCACCCCCTCGGTCGTACCCGCCGCGGTCGCGGTGATCGCCGTGGACGGCGAGGTCGTGGCCGCCGAGGCCGCGGGCGAGCTGGTCCGCTACAGCGACCCCGACGGGACGCTCGCGCCCGTCCGCCCTCCCGCCCGGCGCGACTCGATCTTCGACCTGGCCTCCATCAGCAAGCTGTTCACCACCTCGGTGATCCTCTCGCTGGTGGTGGAGGGCAGGCTCGACCTCGACGCCCCGGTGGCCAGGTGGTTGCCCGCCTTCTACACCGACCGCCGGCGGATCACCCTGCGCCACCTGCTCACGCACACGGCGGGCCTGCAGCCGACGCACCGGGTGGACCACGTCCCGCCCGCCGAGCGCCTGGACACCATCCTCGCCACCCCGATCACCTCGGCGGTCGGCGGACCCTACCTGTACACCGACGTCGGCATGGTCACGGTGGGACGGATCGCGGAGGTCGCGGGAGAGGCGCCGCTGGACGAGCTGGTCCGGACGCGCGTGACGGCGCCGCTGGGCCTCACCGACACCGGCTACCGCCGCCTGCGCGTTTCCGGGGAGCCCGGCCCCGTGCCCGCGGACTTCTCCCGCATCGCCAAGACCGAGTGCCACCGCGCCATCGGAGAGGTGCACGACGAGACCGCCCACTCCCTCGGCGGCGTCGCCGGCCACGCGGGCGTCTTCTCCACCGCCGACGACGTGCTCCGCTTCGGCGAGGCCCTCCGCCTCGGCCACCTCCCGCTCAACGGCGAGATGACCCGCGACCACGGCGTCGAGGGCGCGCCCTTCCGCCACGGCCTCGGCGTCCGCATCGGCGACCCTGCCGTCGTCGGCCCCCTCACCGACGCCTTCGGCCACTCCGGCTTCACCGGCACCTCGCTGGTCGTCGACCCCGTCCACCGGCTGACCGTCGTCCTGCTCACCAACGCGGTCCACCCGGTCCGCGGCCGCCCCGGCATCAGGGAGCTACGCCATGCGGTCGCCGCTGAGGCCCTACGGATAGGGTCTCCGTCATGA